The following proteins come from a genomic window of Kitasatospora sp. NBC_01246:
- the ftsH gene encoding ATP-dependent zinc metalloprotease FtsH, whose translation MDVKRYFRAPIMWIVLAVLAVIVLMQVVSDSNGYKTVDTGQVVAAIDAKQVKSAQITTGDSNTIKIQLKDGATLSNAGTGKTPSGSKFQASYIGDQGVALADKLQAQINDNDQNSLSEGYTVSPEKQSTFVSLLLSMLPIVIIVLVFLFLMNQMQGGGSRVMQFGKSKAKLLTKDTPKTTFSDVAGADEAVEELHEIKEFLQEPAKFQAVGAKIPKGVLLYGPPGTGKTLLARAVAGEAGVPFYSISGSDFVEMFVGVGASRVRDLFEQAKANAPAIVFVDEIDAVGRHRGAGLGGGHDEREQTLNQLLVEMDGFDVKGGVILIAATNRPDILDPALLRPGRFDRQIAVERPDLQGRLDILKVHQKGKPVAPDVDLKAVAKRTPGFTGADLANVLNEAALLTARSDKKLVDNFTLDEAIDRVVAGPQKRTRIMSEKEKKITAYHEGGHALVAAASPNADPVHKITILSRGRALGYTMVLPDEDKYSTTRNEMLDQLAYMLGGRAAEELVFHDPTTGASNDIEKATATARAMVTQYGMTERLGAIKFGSDNSEPFLGREMGHQRDYSEEVAGLVDEEVKKLIENAHNEAWEILVENRDVLDNLVLELLEKETLNKEQIAEIFAPIVKRPARPAWTGSSRRTPSTRPPVQSPKELALTNGAAAVEAAPVDVVKLPPLPVEPPAEG comes from the coding sequence ATGGACGTCAAGCGATACTTCCGTGCGCCGATCATGTGGATCGTGCTGGCCGTCCTCGCCGTCATCGTGCTGATGCAGGTCGTTTCTGACTCGAACGGCTACAAGACGGTGGACACCGGGCAGGTCGTCGCAGCGATCGACGCCAAGCAGGTCAAGTCGGCGCAGATCACCACTGGTGACTCGAACACGATCAAGATCCAACTGAAGGACGGCGCCACGCTGTCCAACGCCGGCACGGGCAAGACCCCGTCCGGCAGCAAGTTCCAGGCCTCGTACATCGGCGACCAGGGTGTCGCGCTCGCCGACAAGCTCCAGGCCCAGATCAACGACAACGACCAGAACTCGCTCTCCGAGGGCTACACCGTCAGCCCGGAGAAGCAGAGCACCTTCGTCAGCCTCCTGCTGTCGATGCTGCCCATCGTGATCATCGTTCTGGTCTTCCTGTTCCTGATGAACCAGATGCAGGGCGGCGGGTCCCGCGTCATGCAGTTCGGCAAGTCGAAGGCCAAGCTGCTCACCAAGGACACGCCGAAGACGACGTTCTCGGACGTCGCCGGTGCGGACGAGGCGGTGGAGGAGCTCCACGAGATCAAGGAGTTCCTGCAGGAGCCGGCCAAGTTCCAGGCGGTCGGCGCCAAGATCCCGAAGGGCGTGCTGCTCTACGGCCCGCCCGGTACCGGCAAGACCCTGCTGGCGCGTGCCGTCGCGGGCGAGGCCGGGGTCCCGTTCTACTCGATCTCCGGCTCGGACTTCGTGGAGATGTTCGTGGGTGTCGGCGCCAGCCGGGTCCGCGACCTCTTCGAGCAGGCCAAGGCGAACGCTCCGGCGATCGTCTTCGTCGACGAGATCGACGCCGTCGGCCGGCACCGCGGTGCGGGTCTCGGCGGCGGTCACGACGAGCGCGAGCAGACCCTCAACCAGCTGCTGGTCGAGATGGACGGCTTCGACGTCAAGGGCGGCGTGATCCTCATCGCGGCCACCAACCGCCCCGACATCCTGGACCCGGCGCTGCTGCGCCCGGGCCGCTTCGACCGGCAGATCGCGGTCGAGCGCCCCGACCTCCAGGGCCGTCTGGACATCCTCAAGGTGCACCAGAAGGGCAAGCCGGTCGCGCCGGACGTCGACCTCAAGGCCGTCGCCAAGCGCACCCCCGGCTTCACCGGTGCCGACCTGGCCAACGTCTTGAACGAGGCGGCGCTGCTGACCGCCCGCTCGGACAAGAAGCTGGTCGACAACTTCACGCTGGACGAGGCGATCGACCGCGTCGTGGCCGGACCGCAGAAGCGGACCCGGATCATGTCCGAGAAGGAGAAGAAGATCACCGCGTACCACGAGGGCGGTCACGCCCTGGTCGCGGCGGCTTCCCCCAACGCGGACCCGGTGCACAAGATCACCATCCTGTCCCGCGGCCGGGCGCTCGGCTACACCATGGTGCTGCCGGACGAGGACAAGTACTCCACCACCCGCAACGAGATGCTCGACCAGCTGGCGTACATGCTGGGCGGGCGCGCGGCGGAGGAGCTGGTCTTCCACGACCCGACCACCGGCGCCTCGAACGACATCGAGAAGGCCACCGCGACCGCGCGGGCCATGGTCACCCAGTACGGGATGACCGAGCGGCTCGGCGCGATCAAGTTCGGTTCGGACAACTCGGAGCCGTTCCTGGGCCGCGAGATGGGTCACCAGCGCGACTACTCGGAAGAGGTCGCCGGGCTGGTGGACGAAGAGGTGAAGAAGCTCATCGAGAACGCGCACAACGAGGCCTGGGAGATCCTGGTCGAGAACCGCGACGTGCTCGACAACCTGGTTCTGGAGCTCCTGGAGAAGGAGACCCTGAACAAGGAGCAGATCGCCGAGATCTTCGCCCCGATCGTCAAGCGCCCGGCCCGGCCGGCCTGGACGGGCTCGTCCCGTCGTACGCCGTCCACCCGGCCGCCGGTGCAGTCCCCGAAGGAGCTGGCGCTGACCAATGGCGCCGCCGCCGTCGAGGCCGCTCCGGTCGACGTGGTGAAGCTCCCGCCGCTGCCGGTGGAGCCGCCCGCCGAGGGCTGA
- the folE gene encoding GTP cyclohydrolase I FolE: MIDPVTLDGPSAVGTFDQKRAENAIRELLLAVGEDPDREGLLETPARVARAYKEIFAGLWQEPEDVLTTTFDLGHDEMVLVKDIELTSVCEHHLVPFRGVAHVGYIPSVNGKITGLSKLARLVDVYARRPQVQERLTSQVADALMRILEPRGAIVVIECEHMCMSMRGIRKPGAKTITSCVRGQLRDPATRAEAMSLIIGR; this comes from the coding sequence ATGATCGACCCGGTGACGCTCGACGGTCCGTCCGCCGTCGGGACCTTCGACCAGAAGCGGGCCGAGAACGCCATCCGCGAGCTGCTCCTCGCGGTGGGCGAGGACCCGGACCGCGAGGGTCTGCTGGAGACCCCGGCCCGGGTCGCCAGGGCGTACAAGGAGATATTCGCGGGCCTCTGGCAGGAGCCGGAGGACGTCCTCACCACCACCTTCGACCTCGGCCACGACGAGATGGTGCTGGTCAAGGACATCGAGCTGACGTCGGTCTGCGAGCACCACCTGGTGCCGTTCCGGGGCGTCGCGCACGTCGGCTACATCCCGTCGGTCAACGGCAAGATCACCGGCCTGTCGAAGCTGGCCCGGCTGGTCGACGTCTACGCCCGCCGCCCGCAGGTGCAGGAGCGGCTCACCAGCCAGGTCGCGGACGCGCTGATGCGGATCCTCGAACCGCGCGGCGCGATCGTCGTGATCGAGTGCGAGCACATGTGCATGTCGATGCGCGGCATCCGCAAGCCCGGCGCCAAGACCATCACCTCCTGCGTGCGGGGCCAGCTGCGCGACCCGGCCACCCGGGCCGAGGCGATGAGCCTGATCATCGGTCGCTAG
- the hpt gene encoding hypoxanthine phosphoribosyltransferase, producing MDQNDMGADLAKVLISKDEIDAKLLELAERIDRDYAGKDLLIVGVLKGAVMVMADLARALHSQVTMDWMAVSSYGMGTKSSGVVRILKDLDTDIAGRDVLIVEDIIDSGLTLSWLLGNLGSRGPASLEVCTLLRKPDAAKVEIDVKYVGFDIPNEFVVGYGLDYAEKLRNLPFIGTLAPHVYGG from the coding sequence GTGGACCAGAACGACATGGGCGCTGACCTCGCGAAGGTGCTCATCAGCAAGGACGAGATCGACGCCAAGCTCCTGGAGCTGGCCGAGCGCATCGACCGGGACTACGCAGGCAAGGACCTGCTGATCGTCGGCGTCCTCAAGGGTGCCGTGATGGTGATGGCCGACCTCGCCCGGGCGCTGCACTCGCAGGTGACCATGGACTGGATGGCCGTCTCCTCGTACGGGATGGGCACCAAGTCCTCCGGTGTGGTGCGGATCCTCAAGGACCTCGACACCGACATCGCCGGCCGTGACGTCCTGATCGTCGAGGACATCATCGACTCCGGGCTGACGCTGTCCTGGCTGCTGGGCAACCTGGGCTCGCGCGGCCCGGCCTCGCTGGAGGTCTGCACGCTGCTGCGCAAGCCCGACGCGGCCAAGGTCGAGATCGACGTCAAGTACGTCGGGTTCGACATTCCCAACGAGTTCGTGGTCGGCTACGGGCTCGACTACGCGGAGAAGCTGCGCAACCTCCCCTTCATCGGCACCCTCGCCCCGCACGTCTACGGCGGCTGA
- a CDS encoding zinc-dependent metalloprotease yields MTSASGGADMVDWNLAVATATRLVRPGPEVSRAEAAAVVAELRRHALEAEEHVRAFTGMRSSSLGAATATPVLIVDRPGWVRANVAGFRTVVQPLVEKLQARRSGSAAAGVLGAVGEKATGIEVGALLAFLATKVLGQYETFAPAEPSLEAPDSPAALFDKPRLGPEGPGPGRLLLVAPNIVHVERELDVNPADFRLWVCLHEETHRTQFTAVPWLRDHIQSEVQSFLAETDVDPGALLDRLRDAAGTLGGLPGLGGRGEKAGSTGLLEIVQSPSQREILGRLTAVMSLLEGHADVVMDGVGPAVVPSVAEIREKFQQRRDRGANRLDLVLRRLLGMDAKLRQYQDGAVFVRGVVEQVGMDGFNRVWTSPNTLPTKDEIHDPAAWVARVAR; encoded by the coding sequence ATGACGAGCGCGAGCGGCGGTGCTGACATGGTCGACTGGAATCTCGCGGTCGCAACCGCGACCAGGCTGGTACGGCCGGGGCCGGAGGTGAGCCGCGCGGAGGCGGCGGCCGTGGTCGCCGAACTGCGCAGGCACGCCCTGGAGGCGGAGGAGCACGTCCGGGCGTTCACGGGCATGCGCTCCAGCAGCCTCGGTGCGGCCACCGCGACCCCGGTGCTCATCGTGGACCGCCCCGGTTGGGTGCGGGCCAACGTCGCGGGCTTCCGGACGGTGGTCCAGCCCCTGGTGGAGAAGCTCCAGGCCCGCCGGAGCGGCAGCGCCGCGGCCGGCGTCCTCGGCGCGGTGGGGGAGAAGGCCACCGGCATCGAGGTCGGCGCCCTGCTGGCGTTCCTGGCGACCAAGGTGCTCGGCCAGTACGAGACCTTCGCCCCGGCCGAGCCCTCGCTGGAGGCGCCGGACAGCCCGGCCGCGCTCTTCGACAAGCCCCGGCTGGGCCCCGAGGGCCCCGGCCCGGGCCGGCTGCTGCTGGTGGCGCCGAACATCGTGCACGTCGAGCGGGAGCTGGACGTGAACCCGGCCGACTTCCGGCTCTGGGTCTGCCTGCACGAGGAGACCCACCGCACCCAGTTCACCGCGGTGCCGTGGCTGCGCGACCACATCCAGTCCGAGGTGCAGTCCTTCCTGGCCGAGACGGACGTCGACCCGGGGGCGCTGCTGGACCGGCTGCGGGACGCGGCGGGCACGCTCGGCGGCCTGCCCGGCCTCGGCGGGCGGGGCGAGAAGGCCGGATCGACCGGACTGCTGGAGATCGTCCAGTCGCCGTCCCAGCGCGAGATCCTCGGCCGTCTGACGGCCGTGATGTCGCTGCTGGAGGGCCATGCGGACGTGGTGATGGACGGCGTGGGCCCGGCCGTGGTGCCGAGCGTGGCCGAGATCCGGGAGAAGTTCCAGCAGCGCCGGGACCGCGGTGCCAACCGGCTCGACCTGGTGCTGCGCCGACTGCTCGGCATGGACGCCAAGCTCCGCCAGTACCAGGACGGCGCGGTCTTCGTGCGGGGCGTGGTGGAGCAGGTCGGGATGGACGGCTTCAACCGGGTCTGGACGTCCCCGAACACCCTGCCCACCAAGGACGAGATCCACGACCCCGCCGCCTGGGTGGCCCGCGTCGCGAGGTGA
- a CDS encoding ferritin-like domain-containing protein — protein sequence MLSTRSLFTEIYRNDEAYQLFCSIAAGGEDQGGWENERIAALTRDPVLAPKIARHGADERKHGRIFTQLLHKRGLPRIDVPAEADYCMLLERQGVGLSHERLNSEVPLAEREIITYLAHSRVTEQRAAEQMRQLVKVYGDNPDLGRAMRMISADEDNHLAYCHEELLRLVAEGHGPYVRHTLETSARGEIRTHRDVGLAVTTRMARILGWPRWQRAVVTAGVHVLYLYDRAFGWRRMVTLRMPRRRNALGTPAPPHAEHQLL from the coding sequence ATGCTCAGCACCCGATCGCTCTTCACCGAGATCTACCGCAACGACGAGGCCTATCAGCTCTTCTGCAGCATCGCGGCCGGCGGCGAGGACCAGGGCGGCTGGGAGAACGAGCGGATCGCCGCCCTCACCCGCGACCCGGTCCTCGCCCCCAAGATCGCCCGGCACGGCGCCGACGAGCGCAAGCACGGCCGGATCTTCACCCAGCTGCTGCACAAGCGCGGCCTGCCCAGGATCGACGTCCCCGCCGAAGCGGACTACTGCATGCTGCTGGAGCGCCAGGGCGTCGGCCTCTCGCACGAGCGGCTGAACAGCGAGGTGCCGCTGGCCGAGCGGGAGATCATCACCTACCTGGCGCACAGCCGGGTGACCGAGCAGCGCGCGGCCGAGCAGATGCGCCAGCTGGTCAAGGTGTACGGCGACAATCCGGATCTCGGCCGCGCGATGCGGATGATCTCCGCCGACGAGGACAACCACCTCGCCTACTGCCACGAGGAGCTGCTGCGGCTGGTCGCCGAGGGCCACGGCCCGTACGTCCGGCACACCCTGGAGACCAGCGCGCGCGGCGAGATCCGCACCCACCGGGACGTCGGGCTCGCCGTGACGACCCGGATGGCGCGGATCCTCGGGTGGCCGCGCTGGCAGCGCGCCGTGGTGACGGCGGGCGTCCACGTGCTCTACCTGTACGACCGGGCGTTCGGCTGGCGGCGGATGGTGACCCTGCGGATGCCCCGGCGCCGCAACGCCCTGGGCACCCCGGCCCCGCCGCACGCGGAGCACCAGCTGCTCTGA
- a CDS encoding nuclear transport factor 2 family protein, translating into MSGETAGQRAREADREAVLEANRALYEALENGDLEAVEEAWLGADEADDKGGVVCVHPGWPVLRGRAQVTRSYMLIMANTEYIQFILTDVEAEVQGDVALVTCTENILSGGEAEEEGELGPLVGGKVVSTNLFRRTPAGWKLWSHHGSPVLTSGDDEDED; encoded by the coding sequence GTGAGCGGCGAGACCGCGGGTCAGCGCGCCCGGGAAGCGGACCGGGAGGCCGTACTGGAGGCCAACCGGGCGCTGTACGAGGCGTTGGAGAACGGCGATCTGGAGGCCGTCGAGGAGGCCTGGCTGGGGGCCGACGAGGCCGACGACAAGGGCGGCGTGGTCTGCGTGCACCCCGGCTGGCCGGTGCTGCGCGGGCGGGCCCAGGTGACCCGCTCCTACATGTTGATCATGGCGAACACGGAGTACATCCAGTTCATCCTGACCGACGTCGAGGCCGAGGTTCAGGGGGATGTGGCCCTTGTCACGTGCACCGAGAACATCCTTTCCGGCGGCGAGGCGGAGGAGGAGGGCGAACTCGGCCCGCTGGTCGGCGGAAAGGTCGTCTCGACCAATCTCTTCCGCCGCACCCCGGCGGGCTGGAAGCTCTGGTCCCACCACGGTTCACCCGTTCTGACCAGCGGGGACGACGAGGACGAGGACTGA
- the tilS gene encoding tRNA lysidine(34) synthetase TilS, with protein MGPHPAVAAIRLAVRRTLTDLAAEAGTTFAAPREPRERPSGAPLVGAAVGTTLIGNAHRHPSGLPRTPAAPGSPLVLVAVSGGADSMALAIAAAFEAPKLGLRVGAVTVDHGLQNGSADRAAQVAERLRSLGLDPVEAVPVRVGRAGGPEAAARDARYAALDAAAERHGAVAVLLGHTRDDQAETVLLGLARGSGARSLAGMPAQKGRYRRPLLELDRAATRQACSAQAIPVWDDPHNCDPAYTRSRVRHEVLPVLEKHLGGGVVEALARTARLFRDDADALDQWAALAERDLRTGEGTLDVGKLAELPPAVRRRVLRRAALRAGCPAGDLFARHLETIDLLVTGWRGQGPLHLPGGVEATRRCGTLVFRRQGD; from the coding sequence GTGGGCCCACACCCCGCTGTCGCCGCGATACGCCTGGCCGTACGCCGCACGCTCACCGACCTCGCCGCCGAGGCCGGCACCACCTTCGCCGCACCCCGCGAGCCCCGCGAGCGCCCCAGCGGTGCGCCGCTGGTCGGCGCCGCCGTCGGGACCACCCTGATCGGCAACGCCCACCGCCACCCCTCCGGTCTGCCCCGCACCCCGGCCGCGCCCGGCTCGCCGCTGGTCCTGGTCGCCGTCAGCGGCGGCGCCGACTCGATGGCGCTGGCCATCGCGGCCGCCTTCGAGGCCCCCAAGCTGGGCCTGCGGGTCGGCGCCGTCACCGTCGACCACGGTCTCCAGAACGGCTCCGCCGACCGCGCCGCCCAGGTCGCCGAGCGGCTCCGCTCGCTCGGGCTCGACCCGGTCGAGGCCGTGCCGGTCCGGGTCGGCCGCGCCGGCGGCCCCGAGGCCGCCGCCCGGGACGCCCGCTACGCCGCCCTGGACGCCGCCGCCGAGCGTCACGGCGCCGTGGCCGTCCTGCTCGGCCACACCCGCGACGACCAGGCGGAGACGGTCCTGCTGGGCCTCGCCCGCGGCTCCGGTGCCCGCTCGCTGGCCGGCATGCCGGCCCAGAAGGGCCGCTACCGCCGCCCGCTGCTGGAGCTCGACCGGGCCGCCACCCGCCAGGCCTGTTCCGCCCAGGCGATCCCGGTCTGGGACGACCCGCACAACTGTGACCCCGCCTACACCCGCTCCCGGGTGCGGCACGAGGTCCTGCCGGTGCTGGAGAAGCACCTGGGCGGCGGCGTGGTCGAGGCGCTGGCCCGGACCGCCCGGCTGTTCCGCGACGACGCCGACGCGCTGGACCAGTGGGCCGCGCTCGCCGAACGCGATCTCCGTACCGGCGAGGGCACCCTGGACGTCGGGAAGCTGGCCGAACTGCCGCCCGCGGTGCGCCGCCGGGTACTGCGCAGGGCCGCGCTGCGGGCGGGCTGCCCGGCCGGGGACCTCTTCGCGCGCCACCTCGAAACGATCGATCTGCTGGTCACCGGTTGGCGCGGCCAGGGGCCGTTGCACCTACCCGGGGGCGTCGAAGCCACCCGTAGGTGTGGCACGCTGGTCTTTCGGCGGCAGGGCGACTGA
- the folP gene encoding dihydropteroate synthase — MSTSLSFSLPAGLPRLDRCSVMGVVNVTPDSFSDGGMWHDPARAIAHGLALRARGADLVDVGGESTRPGSQRVPEEEELGRVLPVVRELADSGVVVSVDTMRASVAERAVAAGARIINDVSGGLADPAMARVVAETGVPFVVMHWRGQSADMDSLAVYGDVVADVVGELTARMDALLAAGVKEEQLILDPGLGFAKTAEHNWALLGGLPALTALGRPVLVAASRKRFLGTLLADPETGELRPARERDDATAAVSVLSAGAGAWAVRVHDVAGTADAVRVVAAWQRAARQDPSGPSAGRSGR, encoded by the coding sequence ATGAGCACTTCGCTGTCCTTCTCGCTGCCGGCCGGACTGCCGCGGCTCGACCGCTGCTCCGTGATGGGCGTGGTCAATGTGACCCCCGACTCCTTCTCGGACGGCGGGATGTGGCACGACCCCGCCCGGGCCATCGCCCACGGCCTGGCGCTCCGGGCCCGCGGCGCGGACCTGGTGGACGTCGGCGGCGAGTCCACCCGCCCCGGCTCGCAGCGGGTGCCCGAGGAGGAGGAGCTGGGCCGGGTGCTGCCGGTGGTGCGCGAGCTGGCCGACTCCGGGGTGGTCGTCTCGGTCGACACCATGCGCGCCTCCGTCGCGGAGCGGGCCGTCGCGGCCGGTGCCCGGATCATCAACGACGTCTCCGGCGGCCTGGCCGACCCCGCGATGGCCCGGGTGGTGGCCGAGACCGGCGTGCCCTTCGTGGTGATGCACTGGCGCGGGCAGTCCGCCGACATGGACAGCCTGGCCGTCTACGGCGACGTGGTCGCGGACGTGGTCGGCGAGCTCACGGCCCGGATGGACGCGCTGCTGGCGGCCGGCGTCAAGGAGGAGCAGCTGATCCTGGACCCGGGCCTGGGCTTCGCCAAGACCGCCGAGCACAACTGGGCCCTGCTCGGCGGGCTCCCGGCGCTCACCGCGCTCGGCCGTCCCGTCCTCGTCGCCGCATCGCGCAAGCGGTTCCTGGGTACGCTGCTCGCCGACCCGGAAACCGGGGAACTGCGCCCGGCCAGGGAGCGCGACGACGCGACCGCCGCGGTGTCGGTGCTGTCGGCCGGGGCCGGGGCCTGGGCGGTGCGGGTGCACGACGTGGCCGGCACGGCGGACGCCGTCCGGGTGGTCGCCGCCTGGCAGCGGGCGGCCCGGCAGGACCCCTCCGGCCCGTCGGCGGGCCGGAGCGGCAGGTGA
- a CDS encoding phosphatidylglycerol lysyltransferase domain-containing protein, with the protein MSVPVSVEPSPEQPPRRRGLQTLRTQAAAVPRAWLPGAVGYACLLIGLVDTASAVFPKLRHTKVHDFAGQLPGGTTTLAAAGTLMVGLLLVLLAHALRRRKRRAWRAVCVLLPVGAALHILRWHQIGPAVVSLVLFAVMLVHRREFYAKADPRTRWRAVVNLVVMGAISVALGLLVVSTRTGYEIGDPSLFHRLEHVGYGLFGFEGPVDYSSDRVSDQVAYLLGGLGLITAFTTAYLALRPEKPKPELTAEDEEKVRALLDRHGERDSLGYFALRRDKSVLFSPSGKAAISYRVVSGVMLASGDPVGDVEAWPGAIKVFMTEAREHAWVPAVMGCSEVGGEVWTREAGLDALELGDEAIVDTGTFSLAGRAMRNVRQMVKRIERNGYSCQVRRVADLTPDEKYRIADAASRWRGTDTERGFSMALGRFGDPGDDACVVVTAHKAPEEGEDGDDLKAVLHFVPWGPDGISLELMRRDRAADPGLNELLIVAALQAVPAMGVRRVSLNFAMFRSALARGERIGAGPVLRAWRGLLVFLSRWFQIESLYKFNAKFQPEWEPRFLVFPNTRDLPRIGFAAMQAEAFITLGMPRFGRKPQRQGPLPAPGRPEVTEAA; encoded by the coding sequence ATGAGCGTTCCCGTGTCCGTTGAGCCGAGCCCCGAGCAGCCGCCCCGCCGCCGCGGCCTGCAGACGCTTCGTACCCAAGCGGCCGCCGTCCCCCGGGCCTGGCTCCCCGGCGCGGTCGGCTACGCCTGTCTGCTGATCGGTCTGGTGGACACCGCCAGCGCGGTGTTCCCCAAGCTCCGGCACACCAAGGTGCACGACTTCGCGGGGCAGCTGCCCGGCGGCACCACGACCCTGGCCGCGGCCGGCACGCTGATGGTCGGCCTGCTGCTGGTGCTGCTCGCCCACGCCCTGCGCCGCCGGAAGCGGCGGGCCTGGCGGGCCGTCTGCGTGCTGCTGCCGGTCGGCGCGGCGCTGCACATCCTGCGCTGGCACCAGATCGGCCCGGCGGTCGTCTCGCTGGTGCTGTTCGCGGTGATGCTGGTGCACCGGCGCGAGTTCTACGCCAAGGCCGACCCCCGGACCCGCTGGCGGGCGGTGGTCAACCTGGTCGTGATGGGGGCGATCAGCGTCGCGCTCGGCCTGCTGGTGGTCTCCACCCGGACCGGGTACGAGATCGGCGACCCGAGCCTGTTCCACCGGCTTGAGCACGTCGGGTACGGACTGTTCGGCTTCGAAGGGCCGGTCGACTACAGCTCGGACCGGGTCTCCGACCAGGTCGCCTACCTGCTCGGCGGGCTGGGCCTGATCACCGCCTTCACCACCGCCTACCTGGCGCTGCGGCCGGAGAAGCCCAAGCCGGAGCTGACCGCCGAGGACGAGGAGAAGGTCCGCGCGCTGCTCGACCGGCACGGCGAGCGCGACTCGCTCGGCTACTTCGCGCTGCGCCGGGACAAGAGCGTGCTGTTCTCGCCCTCCGGCAAGGCGGCGATCTCCTACCGGGTGGTCTCCGGCGTGATGCTCGCCTCGGGTGACCCGGTCGGCGACGTCGAGGCCTGGCCGGGTGCGATCAAGGTCTTCATGACCGAGGCCCGCGAGCACGCCTGGGTGCCGGCCGTGATGGGCTGCAGCGAGGTGGGCGGCGAGGTCTGGACCCGCGAGGCGGGGCTGGACGCGCTGGAGCTGGGTGACGAGGCGATCGTCGACACCGGGACGTTCTCACTCGCGGGCCGGGCGATGCGCAACGTGCGCCAGATGGTCAAGCGGATCGAGCGCAACGGCTACTCCTGCCAGGTGCGGCGGGTCGCCGACCTCACGCCGGACGAGAAGTACCGGATCGCCGACGCCGCCTCCCGCTGGCGCGGCACCGACACCGAGCGCGGCTTCTCGATGGCCCTCGGCCGCTTCGGCGACCCGGGCGACGACGCCTGCGTGGTGGTCACCGCGCACAAGGCGCCGGAGGAGGGCGAGGACGGCGACGACCTGAAGGCCGTGCTGCACTTCGTGCCCTGGGGGCCGGACGGCATCTCGTTGGAGCTGATGCGCCGCGACCGCGCCGCCGACCCCGGTCTGAACGAGCTGCTGATCGTCGCCGCGCTGCAGGCGGTGCCGGCGATGGGCGTGCGCCGGGTCTCGCTCAACTTCGCGATGTTCCGCTCGGCCCTGGCGCGCGGTGAGCGGATCGGCGCCGGCCCGGTGCTGCGGGCCTGGCGCGGGCTGCTGGTGTTCCTGTCGCGCTGGTTCCAGATCGAGTCGCTGTACAAGTTCAACGCCAAGTTCCAGCCCGAGTGGGAGCCGCGGTTCCTGGTCTTCCCGAACACCCGGGACCTGCCCCGGATCGGGTTCGCCGCGATGCAGGCGGAGGCCTTCATCACCCTCGGCATGCCGCGCTTCGGCCGCAAGCCGCAGCGCCAGGGCCCGCTGCCGGCCCCGGGCCGCCCTGAGGTCACCGAGGCCGCGTAG
- a CDS encoding alpha/beta hydrolase, whose translation MELTSDALVNSLLALGAAALLTTLWLWPRLARQRPLPVLGRIGLLTVTQVSVLAVLALSVNNSFGFYTSWDDLLSPGGAKLALTSSERHHSGTPVSDALVQPTEEGGLETVTDLPKGPPEEVGKIESVRVAGKETGLSDQMFVYLPPEYFDPNLAMVRFPVLLTIAGFPGTTMHLLKDLPVPQTAWELRKGGKMAPTIIVMARPSVAPPRDTECVDVPGGPRAESWFAKDVPEALRSAYRVSRSPSSWGVLGFSTGGSCAMRLAMRYPDVYGNGVGMHGDFKVAEDQFTGGNLFGGDKALADQSDLGWRLQNLPAPNLSLLVISTRKETDYPETVKFVDLAQQVAAANPQFKVESLYLDDGGHNFDSWIRELPAALEWMSARLTWT comes from the coding sequence ATGGAACTGACCAGCGACGCGCTGGTGAACTCGCTGCTCGCGCTCGGCGCGGCGGCCCTGCTCACCACCCTCTGGCTCTGGCCCCGGCTGGCCCGGCAGCGCCCGCTCCCGGTGCTCGGGCGGATCGGCCTGCTGACCGTCACTCAGGTCTCGGTGCTCGCGGTGCTGGCGCTGTCGGTCAACAACTCGTTCGGCTTCTACACCTCATGGGACGACCTGCTCAGCCCCGGCGGCGCCAAGCTCGCGCTCACCAGCAGCGAGCGCCACCACAGCGGCACCCCGGTCTCCGACGCGCTGGTCCAGCCGACCGAGGAGGGCGGCCTGGAGACCGTGACCGATCTGCCCAAGGGCCCCCCGGAGGAGGTCGGCAAGATCGAATCGGTCCGGGTGGCGGGCAAGGAGACCGGCCTCTCCGACCAGATGTTCGTCTACCTGCCGCCCGAGTACTTCGACCCGAACCTCGCCATGGTGCGCTTCCCGGTGCTGCTGACCATCGCCGGCTTCCCCGGCACCACCATGCACCTGCTCAAGGACCTGCCCGTCCCGCAGACCGCCTGGGAGCTGCGCAAGGGCGGCAAGATGGCCCCCACGATCATCGTGATGGCCCGGCCGAGCGTCGCCCCGCCGCGCGACACCGAGTGCGTCGACGTCCCCGGCGGCCCGCGCGCCGAGTCCTGGTTCGCCAAGGACGTGCCCGAGGCGCTGCGCTCGGCGTACCGGGTCAGCCGCTCGCCCTCGTCCTGGGGCGTGCTCGGCTTCTCGACCGGCGGCAGCTGCGCGATGCGGCTCGCGATGCGCTACCCGGACGTCTACGGCAACGGCGTGGGGATGCACGGCGACTTCAAGGTCGCCGAGGACCAGTTCACCGGCGGCAACCTCTTCGGCGGCGACAAGGCGCTGGCCGACCAGAGCGACCTCGGCTGGCGGCTGCAGAACCTCCCCGCGCCGAACCTCTCGCTGCTGGTGATCAGCACCCGCAAGGAGACCGACTACCCGGAGACGGTGAAGTTCGTCGACCTCGCCCAGCAGGTCGCGGCCGCCAATCCGCAGTTCAAGGTCGAGTCGCTCTACCTGGACGACGGCGGCCACAACTTCGACAGCTGGATCCGCGAGCTCCCGGCCGCCCTGGAGTGGATGAGCGCCCGGCTCACCTGGACCTGA